A window from Zingiber officinale cultivar Zhangliang chromosome 7A, Zo_v1.1, whole genome shotgun sequence encodes these proteins:
- the LOC122000663 gene encoding WD repeat-containing protein 6-like isoform X3 encodes MMSDRRTLWRPFRSSKGLGLNDGAGSNLGVRLELIQRLPGFDHWVLDACFLKEDNVLAVGLSDNSVALWNLTSSIVVTRVKSSERCLLYSMRLWGNSIRLLIMASGTIFNEIIIWKLIHEGPHPSSNQLKEHVGSNSSSAMDAHIDSVNYVAYHLNKLIGHEGSIFRMSWSSDGTRLMSVSDDRSARIWLIDCQKQKFDNLVQTLGNYVSSDLTLFGHNARIWDCYISHSVAITAGEDCSCRVWATSGDQLLMLKEHIGRGIWRCLYDPDSSLLVSAGFDSAVKVHQITSSSSKEAREQYGISDNLMDQRENFQICIPKLANQLSLMDSKSEYVRCIQFTQENSLYIATNNGYLYHVELSNPGRITRTELIQLRESQIICMDILPMKTSESSLNLDDIVAIGDGNGKVTVVGVNNRGVTPSASFSFNWSAEKERQLLGVHWCRSLGSSYLFTSDPQGILRMWKIEKAALESDIHVTSIDYNALLLAVFTSSFRHRIMCIDASRKEEVLICGDKRGNIILFPLVDELMVEKRTEIIVISPGDQFKGAHGISSVTSICIVSSQLNDADIQTTGADGCICYFQYSKILRKIEFIGMNQVKDLSMIQSVFSSATSGDTKFNKYAIGFTSVDFITWDMTNETKTIKIPCGGWRRPFSFHFGDIPEHQNCFAYVKDHIVHVHRVWVVAKEKLFPKVLHMQYHGREIHSLSFISAVHLSTRNKGGHSWIATGCEDGSLRLARYSSIKAGRWSESILLGEHVGGSAVRSLCFIPKIYTFKIPMSSTSNKDTHRTSNDSSEDQLLLISVGSKQVLTSWILQSSRAQNKNSDYTSDPSKTELSSISFRWFSTQLPSKFASRQKGLEKLFKTSEESNHLTTECDQISTLNSTFVDQMDNDWRYLAVTAFLLKPVDSRTTICFIVVACSDATLMLKALLLPYRLWFDVALLVPVKSPVLSLQHVVPWDSCSKDAAPIGNAYLLISGSTDGSITFWDLTEVVESFVQTVLDVQPQMFIDCQRRPKTGRGSQGGRRWKSLSNASPGNTFSNSNGIKQGADMVCSENEFANLSTMDSDQIHTPSSTRLIDVPKGPSNIFSNLCEIHPSCVLSSLHQSGVNCLNVAEIKKCQYSKSEITYCVLSGGDDQSLHLLVFGLQVEPTNQDAGDNQSTARQNYIDDGDHNRRDGKRYKLNVLSQNSILSAHNSAVKGVWTDGTWAFTTGLDQRIRCWQIDPLFRLSEHSNVIISVPEPETLDAIIHDSGGNSWYQIAVAGRGMQMVEFKSIAGDDE; translated from the exons ATGATGTCAGATCGGCGAACCTTGTGGAGACCTTTCAGGTCTTCGAAGGG ATTGGGGTTGAATGATGGTGCTGGGTCCAATTTAGGAGTGAGATTGGAATTGATCCAGAGATTGCCAGGGTTTGATCACTGGGTCCTGGATGCCTGCTTCTTGAAG GAGGACAATGTTCTTGCAGTGGGCCTCAGTGATAATTCTGTAGCTTTGTGGAATCTTACTAGTTCTATTGTGGTCACCCGAGTGAAATCTtcag AGAGGTGTCTCTTGTATTCTATGAGACTGTGGGGAAACAGCATAAGGCTACTCATTATGGCATCTGGAACAATTTTTAATGAG ATAATCATTTGGAAGTTAATTCATGAAGGACCTCATCCTTCATCCAATCAATTGAAGGAGCACGTTGGTTCCAACTCATCCAGTGCAATGGATGCTCATATTGATAGCGTGAACTATGTAGCTTATCATTTGAATAAACTAATTGGGCATGAAGGATCAATATTTCGAATGAGTTGGTCATCCGATGGAACAAGGCTGATGTCTGTTTCTGATGATCGCAG TGCTCGTATCTGGCTAATTGATTGTCAAAAGCAAAAATTTGACAATCTTGTGCAGACTCTGGGTAATTATGTTTCATCTGATCTCACATTGTTCGGGCATAATGCTAGAATCTGGGACTGCTATATATCTCATTCT GTAGCAATTACAGCCGGCGAAGATTGTTCATGTCGAGTTTGGGCAACAAGTGGGGATCAATTATTGATGTTAAAGGAACACAT TGGTAGAGGCATATGGCGTTGTTTGTATGATCCAGATTCTTCACTTCTGGTAAGTGCGGGATTTGATTCTGCAGTCAAAGTGCATCAAattacttcctcttcttctaaggAGGCAAGAGAACAATATGGCATATCAGACAATTTGATGGATCAGAGAGAGAATTTCCAAATTTGTATTCCTAAATTAGCAAACCAGCTTTCTCTGATGGACAG CAAAAGCGAGTATGTAAGATGCATACAGTTTACTCAGGAGAATTCTCTTTATATTGCAACCAATAATGGATATTTATATCATGTTGAATTGTCTAATCCTGGAAGGATAACCCGGACTGAACTTATCCAACTAAGAGAATCGCAGATTATTTGTATGGATATATTGCCCATGAAGACTTCAGAGTCATCTTTGAACCTGGATGATATTGTTGCAATTGGAGATGGAAATGGGAAAGTGACAGTTGTTGGGGTTAATAATCGAGGCGTTACTCCTTCAGCCTCGTTCTCTTTTAATTGGTCAGCAGAAAAGGAGAGACAATTATTAGGTGTCCACTGGTGCAGATCATTGGGTAGTAG CTATCTCTTTACATCAGATCCTCAGGGTATCCTGAGGATGTGGAAAATCGAAAAGGCTGCTTTAGAATCTGACATCCATGTTACCAGCATAGATTACAATGCATTACTTCTTGCAGTGTTTACTTCAAGTTTCAGACATCGAATCATGTGTATCGATGCCTCACGTAAAGAGGAG GTTCTTATATGCGGTGATAAGCGTGGGAATATTATTCTCTTTCCTTTGGTGGATGAATTGATGGTAGAAAAACGCACAGAAATAATAGTCATCTCTCCTGGTGATCAATTTAAAGGTGCACATGGCATATCTAGTGTCACTAGTATCTGCATTGTCAGTTCACAATTGAATGATGCTGACATACAAACG ACTGGGGCAGATGGATGCATTTGTTATTTCCAGTATAGTAAAATCCTAAGGAAAATTGAATTTATTGGTATGAATCAAGTGAAAGATCTTAGTATGATTCAGTCAGTCTTTTCAAGTGCAACCTCTGGGGACACAAAATTCAACAAATACGCAATTGGTTTTACATCCGTGGATTTTATAACGTGGGATATGACAAATGAAACTAAG ACAATCAAAATTCCTTGTGGAGGATGGCGCAGgccattttcttttcattttggcGACATTCCAGAACACCAAAATTGTTTTGCTTATGTGAAG GATCACATTGTTCATGTTCATAGGGTTTGGGTGGTTgctaaagaaaaattatttcccAAGGTCTTGCATATGCAATACCATGGGAGAGAGATACACTCATTATCTTTCATTTCAGCTGTGCACCTATCAACACGCAATAAGGGTGGTCATTCATGGATTGCAACAGGCTGTGAAGATGGAAGTTTGCGACTGGCCAG GTACTCGTCCATCAAAGCTGGAAGATGGTCTGAATCAATATTGCTGGGTGAGCATGTAGGAGGGTCAGCTGTGAGGTCTCTATGCTTCATCCCAAAGATATATACCTTCAAAATTCCGATGTCCAGTACCTCTAACAAAGATACACATCGCACTTCAAATGATTCCAGTGAAGACCAACTTTTATTGATTTCAGTTGGTTCCAAGCAAGTTCTGACTTCTTGGATCTTACAGAGTAGCAGAGCACAAAACAAAAATTCTGATTATACATCAGATCCGTCCAAAACTGAGTTATCATCAATATCTTTTCGGTGGTTCTCCACTCAGCTGCCCTCAAAGTTTGCTAGTCGTCAAAAGGGGTTGGAGAAGTTATTCAAAACATCTGAAGAAAGTAATCATTTAACCACTGAGTGTGATCAGATTTCAACATTAAACTCCACTTTTGTGGATCAGATGGATAATGACTGGAGATACCTGGCTGTTACTGCTTTTCTTTTGAAACCTGTAGATAGTAG GACTACAATATGCTTTATAGTGGTTGCTTGTTCAGATGCAACCCTCATGTTGAAGGCTCTTCTTTTGCCTTATCGATTATG GTTTGATGTAGCTTTACTTGTTCCAGTAAAATCTCCTGTTTTATCTCTGCAGCACGTTGTTCCTTGGGATTCCTGCTCCAAAG ATGCTGCTCCGATTGGAAATGCATATCTCCTTATAAGTGGATCAACTGATGGAAGCATTACTTTCTGGGATCTCACTGAAGTAGTTGAATCCTTTGTGCAAACAGTGCTGGATGTTCAACCACAGATGTTCATTGATTGTCAGAGAAGACCTAAAACTGGAAGAGGAAGCCAAGGTGGAAGAAGGTGGAAATCATTGAGTAATGCATCTCCTGGGAATACATTTAGCAATTCAAATGGCATAAAACAAGGCGCTGATATGGTTTGTTCTGAAAATGAATTTGCAAATTTATCTACTATGGATAGTGATCAGATACACACTCCATCTAGCACACGGCTAATTGATGTTCCAAAAGGGCCTTCAAATATCTTTTCGAATTTATGTGAAATACATCCCTCATGTGTTTTAAGTTCACTACACCAGTCAGGTGTCAACTGTTTAAATGTTGCAGAAATCAAGAAATGCCAGTACTCAAAATCTGagattacttactgtgttttaagTGGTGGGGATGATCAATCTCTACACTTGCTAGTCTTTGGTTTGCAAGTGGAACCAACCAATCAGGATGCTGGAGATAATCAGTCTACTGCTAGACAGAATTATATAGACGATGGGGATCATAATCGAAGAGACG GCAAAAGGTACAAGCTCAATGTACTTTCCCAAAATAGCATTTtatcagcacacaactcagcagtTAAAG GTGTTTGGACTGATGGCACATGGGCATTCACCACGGGCCTTGATCAACGAATTAGGTGTTGGCAGATAGACCCGTTGTTCAGGTTGAGTGAACATTCAAATGTTATCATCAGTGTACCAGAGCCAGAAACACTTGATGCAATCATCCATGACAG TGGAGGGAACAGTTGGTATCAAATTGCAGTAGCAGGAAGAGGCATGCAAATGGTGGAGTTCAAATCTATTGCTGGTGATGATGAATGA